In the Candidatus Rhodoblastus alkanivorans genome, one interval contains:
- a CDS encoding IS110 family transposase: MVKSNGKSAAVTRVGVDLAKNVFQVHAIDAGGEIIVARKIRRGALLDFFARLPPCVVAMETCSSAHHWGRLLIAQGHEVRLIPAGHVKPYVRRGKNDAADAAAICEASQRPGQRFVAVRTIENQAALMRHRARERLSGQRTALLNALRGHLAEIGVILPQGAQRAYELKALLDRRADENGEIVVPDCVRAALLPLAAQIDALDEAIGAIDDELASEAKAHATARRLMTIPGVGPVIASALVATTPDTSAFANGREFAAFLGLTPRQHSTGGKQRLGRITKMGDRYLRKLLVVGATSVLRHAQGHDDGLRSWAKALLARRPEKYGYKLTAVAIANKLARIVFALMSHGGVYEGRPAAA; encoded by the coding sequence ATGGTGAAGTCTAACGGGAAATCCGCCGCTGTCACGCGGGTTGGCGTCGATCTGGCGAAGAACGTCTTTCAGGTTCACGCGATCGATGCGGGTGGCGAAATCATTGTGGCGCGCAAGATTCGGCGCGGCGCCTTGCTTGATTTCTTCGCGCGCCTGCCGCCGTGCGTCGTGGCCATGGAAACCTGTTCCTCGGCGCATCATTGGGGCCGGCTGCTGATCGCGCAGGGCCATGAGGTTCGGTTGATCCCGGCGGGGCATGTCAAGCCTTATGTGCGGCGGGGCAAGAACGACGCGGCCGACGCGGCGGCGATCTGCGAGGCCTCTCAGCGCCCCGGCCAGCGTTTCGTGGCGGTGCGCACGATTGAGAACCAAGCGGCGCTGATGCGCCATCGCGCGCGCGAGCGGCTTTCCGGCCAGCGCACGGCGCTGCTCAACGCTCTGCGCGGCCATCTGGCCGAAATCGGCGTCATCCTCCCACAAGGCGCGCAGCGCGCCTATGAGCTTAAAGCGCTTCTCGACCGGCGCGCCGACGAGAACGGCGAAATCGTCGTTCCCGATTGCGTGCGCGCCGCGCTGTTGCCGCTGGCTGCGCAAATCGACGCGCTGGACGAAGCGATCGGCGCGATCGACGACGAACTGGCGAGCGAGGCGAAGGCGCACGCGACGGCGCGGCGCTTGATGACCATTCCCGGCGTGGGGCCGGTGATCGCCTCGGCGCTTGTCGCGACGACGCCGGATACGAGCGCCTTCGCCAACGGGCGGGAGTTCGCCGCCTTTCTCGGCCTGACGCCGCGCCAGCATTCGACGGGCGGCAAGCAGCGGCTCGGGCGCATCACCAAAATGGGCGACCGCTACTTGCGCAAGCTCCTTGTTGTCGGCGCGACCTCGGTGCTGCGCCACGCCCAAGGCCATGACGACGGGCTGCGCAGCTGGGCCAAGGCGTTGCTGGCGCGCCGGCCGGAGAAATACGGATACAAGCTGACGGCGGTCGCGATCGCCAACAAGCTTGCGCGCATCGTGTTCGCGCTGATGAGCCATGGCGGCGTTTACGAAGGCCGTCCGGCGGCGGCGTGA
- a CDS encoding TadE/TadG family type IV pilus assembly protein produces the protein MKFLPRLPTARPAEISCRSVCGFARANSGASAVEFAFVLPIAVYLFIGVVDYGIGLYRKMEVNKAAQVGAEYAVIHGFTPNATLPNPSSPQAISNAVANASIFGVTANPAPSSFCGCASASGVVKATCGTTCSDGTAAGTYLTVRASGQYRTALPYPLVPSSFSLNGLATVRMQ, from the coding sequence ATGAAATTCCTCCCCCGACTTCCGACTGCCCGGCCAGCCGAAATTTCTTGTCGCTCGGTCTGTGGATTTGCGCGCGCGAACAGCGGCGCCTCCGCTGTCGAGTTCGCGTTCGTCCTCCCGATCGCGGTCTATCTCTTCATTGGCGTCGTCGATTACGGCATTGGCCTGTATCGGAAGATGGAAGTGAACAAGGCGGCGCAGGTCGGCGCGGAATATGCCGTTATTCACGGGTTCACCCCCAACGCCACTTTGCCCAATCCGAGTTCGCCCCAAGCGATTTCGAACGCCGTGGCCAACGCGAGCATTTTCGGCGTTACCGCCAACCCGGCGCCAAGCTCTTTCTGCGGCTGCGCATCCGCATCCGGCGTCGTCAAGGCGACCTGCGGAACCACCTGCAGCGATGGCACGGCGGCGGGGACCTATCTCACGGTCAGGGCGTCCGGACAATATAGGACCGCGCTGCCCTATCCTCTCGTTCCCAGCAGCTTCAGTCTCAACGGCTTGGCCACAGTGAGGATGCAATGA
- the exbD gene encoding TonB system transport protein ExbD, protein MSARLDHGGDDLTEIHDINVTPFIDVILVLLIIFMIAAPLSTVDVPVNLPSANGQPQPKADKPVTLTLKADLSLALSNQTVARTDLAAAVARATEGDKDPRLYLRADKSVPYGEVMRLMNELRAAGYLKLALVGLESDGPP, encoded by the coding sequence ATGAGCGCGCGTCTCGATCATGGCGGCGACGATCTGACCGAAATCCACGACATCAATGTCACGCCCTTCATCGACGTCATCCTCGTGCTGCTGATCATCTTCATGATCGCCGCGCCGCTGTCGACGGTCGACGTTCCGGTCAATCTTCCCTCGGCCAATGGGCAGCCGCAGCCCAAGGCCGACAAGCCGGTCACGCTCACCTTGAAGGCGGACCTGTCGCTCGCGCTCAGCAATCAGACCGTCGCGCGGACCGACCTCGCCGCGGCGGTGGCGCGGGCGACCGAAGGCGACAAAGATCCGCGCCTCTACCTGCGCGCCGATAAATCCGTTCCCTATGGCGAAGTCATGCGCCTGATGAACGAATTGCGCGCCGCCGGCTATCTCAAACTGGCCCTGGTCGGGCTCGAATCCGACGGCCCGCCATGA
- a CDS encoding transposase → MARIARIIAPDLPHHVTQRGNRRQKLFVEESDYALYRDLLAECCRANGVACWAYCLMPNHVHLILTPSSETGLSRAVGEAHRRYTAFFNARARVTGHLFQGRFACSVMDEDHLISALRYLAFNPVRARRVKRPEDWPHSSVAAHLAGKNDKLVDVTPGLARAPKFRQLLGDNLRPAEAAAFELAGANGRPMGGEAFLNEIEARLGRMVRPQKRGPKPGAIDK, encoded by the coding sequence ATGGCCCGTATTGCTCGCATCATCGCTCCCGATCTGCCCCATCATGTCACCCAGCGCGGCAACCGGCGGCAAAAGCTGTTTGTCGAGGAAAGCGATTATGCGCTTTATCGCGATCTGCTCGCCGAGTGCTGCCGCGCCAATGGCGTCGCCTGCTGGGCCTATTGCCTGATGCCCAACCATGTCCATCTCATTCTGACCCCGTCGAGCGAAACTGGACTGTCGCGCGCGGTCGGCGAGGCGCATCGGCGCTATACGGCGTTTTTCAACGCTCGCGCGCGGGTCACCGGCCATTTGTTTCAGGGGCGTTTCGCCTGTTCGGTCATGGACGAAGACCATTTGATAAGCGCCTTGCGCTATCTCGCGTTCAATCCCGTTCGCGCGAGGCGGGTCAAACGGCCGGAAGACTGGCCGCACAGCAGCGTCGCCGCGCATTTGGCGGGCAAGAACGACAAATTGGTCGATGTGACGCCGGGGTTGGCGCGGGCGCCGAAATTTCGGCAATTGCTCGGCGACAATTTACGGCCCGCCGAAGCGGCAGCCTTTGAACTCGCCGGCGCAAATGGCCGGCCCATGGGCGGAGAGGCATTTTTGAACGAAATCGAAGCCAGACTCGGGCGAATGGTGCGGCCACAGAAGCGCGGTCCGAAACCTGGCGCCATCGATAAATGA
- a CDS encoding pilus assembly protein TadG-related protein, translating into MRRSLKFGPKRRPWADCRLVNTEIFGNFRAESGGNVLVLFSLSAPILILAVGLAADVGSWEAAHRRLQSAADSAAISAVVGFQAGVDVPTQAKAVAASYHFVSGVAGTTVTANRPPQWGAYAGNSAAVEVIISQPQARMFSALLGGQSVAERARAVALQTSNACILALDQTASNAISAQGSVAVNANGCSIYSDSNSSTSVNAGGSARISAQQIGAVGDFSGQSNMTTVDGFTHGAVIADPYAYVTPPMFSGCDEHNFSSKKTETISPGVYCGGLTLNAGANVTMSPGIYYIDQGSFTVNGSATLTGTGVTIVFTSSTPSSPKSYATANIAGGASINLTAPTSGPTAGIVLYGDRNMPVGTSFNLAGGSSQILTGVTYFPKGAVSFAGGASSFNGCSQVVGDTVNFVGNSGLATNCSSLGIKKIGAIAQLVE; encoded by the coding sequence ATGCGCCGTTCCCTAAAGTTTGGGCCGAAGCGACGGCCTTGGGCTGATTGCAGGTTGGTTAACACAGAGATATTTGGGAATTTCCGCGCGGAGTCAGGCGGCAATGTACTTGTGCTGTTCAGCTTGAGCGCTCCCATCCTTATCCTCGCGGTCGGCCTCGCCGCTGACGTCGGTAGTTGGGAGGCCGCCCACAGGCGCCTCCAAAGCGCCGCCGACTCGGCCGCGATCAGCGCCGTTGTCGGCTTTCAGGCGGGGGTGGACGTTCCAACTCAGGCCAAAGCCGTGGCGGCGAGCTACCATTTCGTCAGTGGCGTCGCGGGAACCACGGTGACGGCGAACCGCCCTCCGCAATGGGGCGCTTACGCCGGCAACAGCGCCGCAGTCGAAGTCATCATAAGCCAGCCGCAGGCGCGCATGTTTTCCGCGCTTCTGGGTGGGCAATCGGTCGCCGAGCGCGCCCGCGCCGTCGCGCTCCAAACCTCCAACGCATGCATCCTGGCGCTCGATCAAACCGCCTCCAACGCGATTTCTGCGCAAGGTTCGGTCGCCGTCAACGCCAACGGCTGTTCAATCTACAGCGATTCCAACAGCTCAACCTCAGTCAACGCGGGCGGATCGGCGCGGATCTCAGCCCAGCAAATCGGCGCCGTAGGCGACTTTTCAGGTCAGAGCAACATGACCACGGTCGATGGCTTCACCCATGGCGCGGTCATCGCCGATCCTTATGCTTATGTCACGCCCCCGATGTTTTCGGGATGCGATGAACACAATTTCAGTTCGAAGAAAACCGAAACCATTTCTCCTGGAGTCTATTGCGGTGGCCTGACGCTCAACGCCGGCGCCAATGTCACCATGTCGCCCGGCATTTATTACATCGATCAGGGATCGTTCACCGTCAACGGCAGCGCCACGCTCACCGGAACCGGCGTGACCATCGTTTTCACGTCGAGCACCCCCAGCTCTCCCAAAAGTTACGCGACGGCCAATATCGCCGGCGGCGCCAGTATCAATCTGACCGCGCCAACCTCCGGACCGACCGCTGGAATCGTTCTATATGGGGATCGAAATATGCCCGTGGGGACATCTTTCAATTTGGCTGGCGGCAGCTCGCAAATTCTCACTGGCGTCACTTATTTCCCGAAGGGCGCGGTGTCTTTTGCCGGCGGCGCGTCGTCTTTCAACGGTTGCTCTCAAGTCGTCGGCGACACCGTCAACTTCGTCGGAAATTCGGGGCTCGCGACAAATTGCTCGTCGCTGGGCATCAAGAAGATCGGCGCCATAGCGCAACTTGTCGAGTAA
- a CDS encoding UDP-N-acetylglucosamine-peptide N-acetylglucosaminyltransferase, protein MRAFIRSRNMCDWEDFDQRQDYVRARLAEPEGERLSPFLLLAEPGVTAAEQRISSEQWMRQRIAAARPERERLDFQFPDRRRSGGPIRLGYLSNDFHDHATALLLIEMLEAHDRAHFETHAFSYGADDGKSMRRRLVQAFDHFTDIGPLSDVQAATAIHDGRIDILIDLKGFTRESRTSILALRPAPVQVNFLGYPGTLGPGLCDYIVTDAFCTPAASAPDFDECFACLPHSYQPRGRRCGLGAAPSRSALGLPEQGFVFCCFNQAYKFTPAVFHLWRRLLSAVPDSVLWLLAAPSAEGNLRNMALAHGVAGSRLIFAPDVSQADHLARLQQADLALDTAPYGAHTTASDALWAGVPIVTLPGATFASRVAGSLLHAVGMPELIARDEDDFFALALSLAQEPATLAHSKAKLANNRLKEPLFDVEAYTRAIETLFATMWRRFQDGLPPVAI, encoded by the coding sequence ATGCGCGCGTTCATCCGCTCCCGTAACATGTGCGATTGGGAGGATTTCGACCAGCGTCAGGACTATGTCCGCGCGCGTCTGGCGGAACCCGAGGGCGAACGCCTTTCCCCTTTCCTGCTTCTCGCCGAGCCCGGCGTCACCGCGGCCGAGCAGCGCATTTCATCCGAACAATGGATGCGCCAGCGAATCGCCGCGGCGAGGCCTGAGCGGGAAAGGCTGGATTTCCAATTCCCGGACCGGCGCAGGAGCGGCGGCCCGATCAGACTGGGCTATCTGTCCAACGATTTTCACGACCACGCGACAGCGCTTCTCCTGATCGAAATGCTGGAGGCGCATGACCGCGCGCATTTCGAAACCCATGCTTTTTCCTACGGCGCGGACGACGGCAAATCCATGCGTCGCCGATTGGTTCAAGCGTTCGACCATTTCACCGACATCGGTCCGCTTTCCGACGTCCAGGCGGCCACGGCCATTCACGACGGCCGCATCGACATCCTCATCGATCTGAAGGGATTCACGCGAGAGTCGCGAACCTCCATCCTGGCCCTGCGCCCGGCGCCGGTCCAGGTGAACTTCCTTGGCTATCCCGGCACGCTGGGGCCTGGCCTGTGCGATTACATCGTCACCGACGCCTTTTGCACACCCGCCGCCAGCGCGCCGGATTTCGACGAATGCTTCGCCTGTCTGCCGCATTCCTATCAGCCGCGCGGACGGCGTTGCGGCCTTGGCGCCGCGCCGTCGCGCAGCGCACTCGGGCTGCCGGAGCAGGGCTTCGTCTTCTGTTGTTTCAATCAGGCTTACAAATTCACCCCGGCGGTCTTTCATCTCTGGCGACGACTGCTCTCCGCCGTTCCGGACAGCGTTCTCTGGCTTCTGGCCGCGCCTTCCGCCGAGGGCAATTTGCGGAACATGGCGCTCGCCCATGGCGTCGCCGGATCGCGCCTGATCTTCGCGCCGGACGTCTCTCAGGCCGATCACCTCGCCCGCCTGCAACAGGCCGATCTGGCGCTCGACACCGCCCCCTATGGCGCGCACACGACGGCCAGCGACGCGTTATGGGCCGGCGTTCCGATCGTCACGCTGCCGGGCGCGACCTTCGCTTCGCGGGTCGCCGGCAGCCTGTTGCACGCCGTCGGCATGCCCGAACTGATCGCCCGGGACGAAGACGATTTTTTCGCCCTCGCCTTGAGTCTGGCTCAGGAGCCCGCCACTCTGGCGCACAGCAAAGCCAAGCTCGCGAACAACAGGCTCAAGGAGCCGCTCTTCGACGTGGAGGCCTATACGCGGGCCATCGAAACCTTGTTCGCCACGATGTGGCGGCGATTTCAGGACGGCTTGCCGCCGGTCGCGATCTGA
- a CDS encoding IS5 family transposase, giving the protein MPWSEADRAKYEVIRARYSSDMSEAELALISPLLPPPKRRGRKPTDAQIILNALFYLIRCGCPWRYLPKDFPPFTTVQNRFYAWRDSGVWAQIISVLVMDAREAESREAAPTAVVVDSQSVKTTEAGGPRGFDAGKKVKGRKRHLAVDTIGLPIECQITTADVQDRDALAPLLKAVHRKSPWVKMSFVDGGYQGDEAKRAAFEASRISITVVKRTDKEVKGFTVLPKRWVVERTLGWINRARRLSKDFEATIESALAWLQLALAFLLMRRLARAKASQN; this is encoded by the coding sequence ATGCCGTGGAGCGAGGCCGATCGCGCGAAGTATGAAGTCATTCGGGCGCGCTATTCAAGCGATATGTCGGAGGCCGAACTGGCGCTGATTTCGCCGCTGTTGCCGCCGCCCAAACGGCGCGGACGCAAGCCGACAGATGCCCAGATCATTCTCAACGCCTTGTTTTATTTGATCCGCTGCGGCTGCCCATGGCGATATCTGCCGAAGGATTTTCCGCCGTTCACGACCGTGCAAAACCGCTTCTACGCGTGGCGCGACAGCGGCGTGTGGGCGCAAATCATCAGCGTTCTCGTGATGGACGCCCGCGAAGCGGAAAGCCGTGAGGCCGCGCCGACGGCTGTCGTCGTCGACAGCCAATCTGTCAAGACGACGGAAGCCGGCGGCCCCCGTGGTTTCGATGCGGGCAAGAAGGTCAAGGGGCGCAAGCGCCATCTCGCCGTCGACACGATCGGTCTGCCCATCGAATGCCAGATCACGACCGCCGACGTGCAGGACCGCGACGCTCTCGCGCCGTTGCTGAAGGCCGTGCATCGCAAGAGCCCGTGGGTGAAAATGTCCTTCGTCGACGGGGGTTATCAGGGTGATGAAGCCAAGCGCGCAGCCTTCGAGGCGAGCCGCATTTCCATCACCGTCGTCAAGCGAACCGATAAAGAGGTGAAAGGATTTACGGTGCTGCCGAAACGCTGGGTCGTCGAAAGGACGCTCGGTTGGATCAATCGCGCGCGCCGTCTGTCAAAAGACTTCGAGGCGACCATCGAATCCGCCCTCGCGTGGCTGCAATTGGCCCTGGCTTTCCTTCTCATGCGAAGGCTGGCGAGGGCAAAAGCCAGTCAGAATTGA
- a CDS encoding TadE/TadG family type IV pilus assembly protein — translation MKVLNFLRRRDGVSAVEFAMVGPIFISLMLAIFQGGMMLWTQLGLEHAVEAAARCSAVNASTCGSASEIQAYAATQAYGLNLPASTFSYSQSTCGNLVSASYTYPFFSNVFESASMPLKAEACFPT, via the coding sequence ATGAAAGTCCTGAATTTCCTCCGTCGGCGCGACGGCGTCTCGGCCGTGGAGTTCGCCATGGTCGGCCCGATCTTCATCAGCCTGATGCTGGCGATCTTTCAGGGAGGCATGATGCTTTGGACCCAGCTTGGTCTCGAACACGCCGTCGAAGCGGCGGCGCGCTGCTCGGCGGTCAACGCCTCGACATGCGGCAGCGCCTCGGAGATTCAGGCTTATGCGGCGACGCAAGCCTATGGTCTCAACCTGCCCGCATCGACCTTTTCATATAGCCAGTCAACTTGCGGCAACCTGGTCTCGGCTTCCTATACTTATCCCTTTTTCTCGAATGTCTTCGAATCAGCCTCCATGCCGCTCAAGGCGGAAGCTTGTTTTCCGACATGA
- a CDS encoding ZIP family metal transporter: MDQNFWIAFAASLIAGGVTTSGIFAIRRFGGWARQNITYFVCFAAGVLIAVSFLHIIPTSFAMSPQAPFYLFAGYLFMLVFNRFLTAYVCDKPETAEYALGLVPLIGIGFHSFLDGVVYSISFSVSMFTGALVAVGMVLHEFPEGIVTYTLLIRSGFSERRSFLLAFLAAALTTPVGTLASYPFISQIHPPLLGLLLAFSAGALIYVGATHLLPRAEREPRRFSLVALAAGILVAVGIILSKG; this comes from the coding sequence ATGGATCAGAATTTTTGGATAGCGTTCGCCGCCAGCCTGATCGCCGGCGGGGTAACGACGAGCGGAATCTTTGCCATTCGCCGCTTCGGAGGATGGGCTCGTCAGAACATCACATATTTCGTCTGCTTTGCGGCCGGCGTGCTGATTGCGGTGTCTTTTCTGCACATTATTCCGACGTCATTCGCGATGAGCCCGCAGGCGCCGTTCTACCTGTTTGCGGGCTATCTGTTCATGCTCGTCTTCAACCGGTTTCTGACCGCCTATGTCTGCGACAAGCCGGAGACTGCCGAGTATGCTCTCGGGCTTGTTCCTCTCATCGGGATTGGCTTTCACTCCTTTCTCGACGGCGTCGTATACTCGATCAGCTTCAGCGTCAGCATGTTTACGGGCGCGCTCGTGGCGGTCGGGATGGTATTGCATGAGTTCCCCGAAGGCATCGTCACCTATACTTTGCTCATTCGCAGCGGATTCTCCGAGCGGCGGTCTTTTCTCCTCGCCTTTCTTGCCGCAGCGCTGACGACGCCAGTCGGCACGCTCGCCTCCTACCCCTTCATAAGCCAGATCCATCCACCACTGCTTGGCCTGCTGCTCGCGTTTTCAGCCGGCGCCCTGATCTACGTGGGCGCGACTCATCTTCTGCCGCGGGCGGAACGCGAGCCGCGCAGATTTAGTCTTGTCGCGCTTGCAGCAGGGATTCTCGTGGCTGTTGGGATCATCCTCAGCAAGGGGTAA
- a CDS encoding energy transducer TonB gives MRWALAVAIAVFAHGCAAFIMLPEMAPADPDAGSPAAFIELAPVAVALDSKREDIEPGPPQAEAEKRDQIDARDRQKPDPTPPLPPAPGPDQAQPPPKPAPAETQQQAPQQAPQDESAATAPPEATEHADHAAAPAVGRATQKPSAAELRWERRIAVRLERAKRYPHDASGRSGVAKVMFRIDRDGRLLTSRIVESSGSAALDAATLDLLKRAEPFPKPPRDLSDDRLVFIAPIRYLASASRS, from the coding sequence TTGCGATGGGCGCTCGCCGTCGCCATCGCGGTTTTCGCCCATGGCTGCGCCGCCTTCATCATGCTTCCGGAGATGGCGCCGGCCGATCCCGACGCCGGGTCGCCGGCGGCCTTCATCGAACTCGCCCCCGTCGCCGTCGCGCTCGACTCGAAACGCGAGGACATCGAGCCGGGACCGCCGCAGGCGGAAGCGGAAAAACGCGACCAGATCGACGCCCGGGACCGGCAAAAGCCGGACCCCACGCCGCCGCTCCCGCCCGCCCCCGGGCCAGACCAGGCGCAACCGCCGCCGAAACCCGCGCCCGCCGAAACGCAGCAACAGGCGCCCCAACAGGCGCCCCAAGACGAAAGCGCGGCGACGGCCCCGCCCGAGGCCACGGAACACGCCGACCATGCGGCGGCTCCGGCGGTCGGCCGCGCGACCCAAAAACCCTCGGCGGCCGAGCTTCGCTGGGAGAGGCGGATCGCCGTGCGCCTGGAGCGCGCCAAGCGCTACCCTCATGACGCATCCGGGCGATCCGGCGTCGCCAAAGTGATGTTCCGCATCGACCGCGACGGCCGCCTGCTGACCAGCAGAATCGTGGAAAGCTCGGGCAGCGCCGCTCTCGACGCGGCGACCCTGGATTTGCTCAAACGAGCCGAGCCGTTCCCGAAGCCTCCGCGCGACCTCTCTGACGATCGGCTCGTCTTCATTGCCCCGATCCGGTATTTGGCTTCAGCGTCCCGCTCGTGA
- the exbB gene encoding tonB-system energizer ExbB codes for MAVALALAGGAFFGAAALALPANPPSPEAPELARASLLPDGLSPWSMFLSAHIVVKAVMVLLVLASLVTWTVAIAKGLELWSGKRAVKRQCRLLARSWSLAEANDALAGQGRLDEATRAALEEIALSQGVRDKGAIKERIASRLERIEAGLGRRMGASAGALATIGSISPFVGLFGTVWGIMNSFIGISQQHTTNLAVVAPGIAEALLATAMGLVAAIPAVAIYNAFSRGLASYRALCADGSAEILRLASRDLDRAEQALPFPRPVDAAAE; via the coding sequence ATGGCTGTTGCCCTGGCTCTTGCCGGAGGCGCATTTTTTGGCGCGGCCGCTCTGGCGCTTCCGGCGAATCCTCCTTCGCCGGAAGCGCCGGAGCTTGCCCGGGCGTCGCTTTTGCCCGACGGCCTGTCGCCTTGGAGCATGTTCCTTTCGGCGCATATCGTCGTCAAGGCGGTGATGGTCCTGCTCGTCCTCGCCTCCCTCGTCACCTGGACGGTCGCCATCGCCAAAGGGCTCGAACTGTGGAGCGGAAAACGCGCCGTAAAGCGCCAATGCCGTCTCCTTGCGCGATCGTGGTCGCTGGCCGAGGCGAATGACGCCCTCGCCGGTCAGGGCCGCCTCGATGAGGCGACGCGGGCGGCGCTGGAGGAAATCGCGCTTTCGCAAGGCGTGCGCGACAAGGGGGCGATCAAGGAGCGGATCGCCTCGCGCCTTGAACGCATCGAAGCGGGCCTTGGCCGCCGCATGGGAGCGAGCGCCGGCGCGCTCGCCACCATCGGGTCGATTTCCCCTTTCGTCGGCCTGTTCGGCACGGTCTGGGGCATCATGAACAGTTTCATCGGGATATCGCAACAGCATACGACCAATCTCGCCGTGGTCGCGCCGGGCATCGCCGAAGCCTTGCTCGCCACAGCGATGGGCCTGGTCGCGGCGATTCCGGCCGTGGCCATCTACAACGCCTTTTCGCGCGGGCTCGCGTCATATCGCGCGCTCTGCGCCGACGGCTCCGCGGAAATCCTCCGCCTCGCCAGCCGCGACCTCGACCGCGCGGAACAGGCGCTCCCGTTCCCTCGCCCCGTCGACGCCGCGGCGGAGTGA